The Gymnodinialimonas sp. 57CJ19 genome includes a window with the following:
- a CDS encoding TetR/AcrR family transcriptional regulator — translation MTNRLTPDDWIAAGFRALAEGGPEAVKAEPLARRLKTSKGSFYHHFKDVPAFHAAMLALWQDKAFTGIVAALEALPTPETKLRHLAQIANDGAPDRFGGLLIEPAIRAWSLRDARAAEAVAAIDTARIDYVADLLEPLGHPRSAATLFYGAFVGLDDLQARGMSETAGALTLLVDRLLD, via the coding sequence ATGACAAATCGCCTCACCCCTGATGATTGGATCGCCGCTGGCTTCCGCGCCCTTGCCGAAGGTGGCCCCGAGGCCGTGAAGGCCGAGCCGTTGGCTCGCAGGCTCAAGACCTCCAAGGGCAGTTTCTATCATCATTTCAAAGATGTGCCCGCCTTCCACGCCGCCATGTTGGCGCTCTGGCAGGACAAGGCTTTCACCGGGATCGTCGCCGCGCTGGAGGCCCTTCCGACGCCCGAGACCAAGCTGCGCCACCTCGCACAAATCGCCAACGACGGCGCGCCGGATCGCTTTGGCGGCCTGTTGATCGAGCCGGCCATCCGCGCCTGGTCGCTCCGCGATGCCCGCGCGGCAGAGGCCGTCGCCGCAATCGACACGGCGCGGATAGACTACGTGGCCGACCTTCTGGAACCGCTCGGCCACCCCCGCTCTGCCGCGACGCTGTTCTACGGCGCCTTCGTCGGCCTCGACGACCTGCAAGCCCGCGGCATGTCTGAGACAGCCGGAGCCCTGACGCTGCTGGTAGATCGCCTGCTCGACTAA
- a CDS encoding ABC transporter permease subunit has product MPRARLIDHAILILGCVVMLGPPALLLVNGFPLASLSALTDPVAPRPDLWQLLTTSFIIAAGVALIKTATSLLAAFALVFFRVPGTGFIFPLILLPLFLPIESRIMPTILVTDALGLLNTYTGLILPITATGLGTLILRQQLMQLPPEVIEAARLDGAGPVRVFCDIIVPLSLPIIAALLAFFFVLGWNQYLWPMIASPSAPDRATVVSGIALLRAGSPASLTLAVIAMVPPLIVFIFAQRWIAKGLAPIRA; this is encoded by the coding sequence ATGCCCCGCGCCCGCCTCATCGACCACGCGATCCTGATCCTCGGCTGCGTCGTCATGCTGGGGCCGCCCGCCCTCCTGCTGGTCAACGGATTTCCGCTGGCCTCCCTCTCGGCCCTCACCGATCCAGTCGCGCCACGCCCCGATCTCTGGCAGCTCCTGACCACCTCATTCATCATCGCGGCGGGCGTGGCCCTGATCAAAACGGCGACCTCCCTGCTCGCCGCCTTCGCCCTCGTCTTCTTTCGTGTCCCCGGCACGGGCTTCATCTTTCCCCTGATCCTGCTGCCTCTGTTCCTGCCCATCGAGTCGCGGATCATGCCGACGATACTTGTGACCGACGCCCTTGGGCTGTTGAACACCTACACCGGGTTGATCCTGCCGATCACCGCCACGGGCCTTGGCACCTTGATCCTGCGGCAACAGTTGATGCAGCTCCCGCCGGAAGTGATCGAGGCCGCGCGCCTTGATGGGGCCGGGCCTGTGCGTGTTTTCTGCGATATTATCGTGCCGCTTAGCCTGCCAATCATAGCCGCTCTTCTGGCGTTCTTCTTCGTGTTGGGGTGGAATCAATACCTCTGGCCGATGATCGCTTCCCCCTCAGCGCCGGACCGGGCCACGGTGGTCAGCGGCATCGCGTTGCTGCGCGCGGGCTCTCCGGCATCGCTGACGCTGGCGGTGATTGCCATGGTGCCGCCGCTGATCGTGTTCATTTTCGCACAACGGTGGATCGCCAAGGGGCTTGCGCCGATCCGGGCCTGA
- a CDS encoding class I SAM-dependent methyltransferase: MTSAATFWDKAAPRYAASKISDPEGYRATLERTIAHLSPTDHVLEIGCGTSSTALELAGHVAHITATDISPAMIEIGREKAAEVGVENITLIAGEADDPTVFANGPFDGVLALNVLHLLENQAGVLAQLHANMKPGGLLISKTACLGEKWFFKPLVSIMALFGKAPFVRHQRISQLQKAILDAGFEVVEESIQPGTPPRLYMIARRV; this comes from the coding sequence ATGACCTCTGCCGCCACCTTCTGGGACAAGGCCGCGCCCAGATACGCCGCCAGCAAGATTTCGGACCCCGAGGGGTATCGCGCCACGCTGGAGCGGACAATCGCGCATCTGTCGCCCACCGATCACGTGTTGGAAATCGGCTGCGGCACCAGTTCCACCGCGCTGGAGCTGGCGGGGCACGTGGCCCATATCACCGCGACCGATATTTCCCCCGCAATGATCGAAATCGGGCGCGAAAAAGCGGCTGAGGTGGGCGTGGAGAACATCACCCTCATCGCGGGTGAAGCCGATGACCCGACCGTGTTTGCCAACGGCCCCTTTGATGGCGTTCTTGCCCTTAACGTTCTGCATCTGCTGGAAAATCAGGCCGGCGTCCTCGCGCAACTTCATGCGAACATGAAACCGGGCGGGCTGCTCATCTCCAAGACCGCCTGTCTGGGGGAGAAGTGGTTTTTCAAACCCCTGGTCAGCATCATGGCCCTGTTTGGCAAAGCGCCTTTCGTGCGTCACCAGCGGATTTCGCAGCTGCAAAAGGCCATCCTGGACGCCGGGTTTGAGGTGGTGGAAGAGTCCATTCAACCGGGAACCCCGCCGCGTCTTTACATGATCGCGCGGCGTGTTTAG
- a CDS encoding DUF6314 family protein, which translates to MIGLDALKGRWRLSRVITDYRADMTGRFEGEAMWRPFDDGLEQVEEGTLRYGAAAPMQATRRYLWRSEGADLAVFFDDGRPFHTVPKAAEEALHDCPPDTYRVRYTFADKDQFSTLWRVTGPRKDMLLDTTFTRI; encoded by the coding sequence ATGATAGGGTTGGACGCGCTGAAGGGGCGTTGGCGCCTGTCGCGCGTTATCACCGATTACCGTGCAGATATGACCGGGCGCTTTGAGGGGGAGGCCATGTGGCGGCCTTTCGATGATGGGCTTGAGCAGGTTGAGGAAGGCACGTTGCGCTATGGCGCGGCGGCGCCGATGCAAGCGACGCGGCGCTACCTGTGGCGATCTGAAGGTGCTGACCTTGCGGTGTTTTTTGACGATGGCCGTCCGTTCCACACCGTCCCGAAAGCGGCCGAGGAAGCCTTGCACGACTGCCCGCCTGACACCTACCGCGTGCGCTATACCTTTGCAGACAAGGACCAATTCTCGACCCTTTGGCGCGTCACCGGCCCGCGCAAAGACATGCTTCTGGACACCACGTTCACCCGCATTTGA
- the purB gene encoding adenylosuccinate lyase, with amino-acid sequence MIPRYSRPEMVAIWEPATKFRIWYEIEAHACDAQADLGVIPRENADAVWKAKDVDFDVARIDEIEAVTKHDVIAFLTHLAEHVGSEEARFVHQGMTSSDVLDTCLNVQLVRAADILLTDMDALLAALKKRAMEHKMTVRVGRSHGIHAEPTTMGLTFARFYAEMDRNRTRLVQAREEIATGAISGAVGTFANIDPAVEAHVCEKLGLIAEPISTQVIPRDRHAMFFATLGVIASSIENVATEIRHMQRTEVLEGAEFFSVGQKGSSAMPHKKNPVLTENLTGLARLVRMAVVPAMENVALWHERDISHSSVERAIGPDTTVTLDFALHRLTGVIDKMLIFPENMMDNMNKYPGLVMSQRVLLALTQAGVSREDAYAMVQRNALKVWEERTDFREELLADEAVVAALGVDGIEEKFDLGYHTKHVDTIFARVFGE; translated from the coding sequence ATGATCCCCCGCTATTCCCGCCCCGAAATGGTCGCCATCTGGGAGCCCGCCACGAAGTTCCGCATCTGGTACGAAATCGAGGCCCACGCCTGCGACGCCCAGGCCGATCTGGGCGTGATCCCGCGCGAAAATGCCGACGCTGTGTGGAAGGCCAAAGACGTAGACTTCGACGTCGCCCGCATTGATGAGATCGAGGCCGTGACCAAGCACGATGTGATCGCCTTTCTGACCCATCTGGCAGAGCATGTGGGCAGCGAAGAAGCACGTTTTGTGCATCAGGGCATGACCTCTTCCGACGTGCTCGACACCTGTTTGAACGTACAACTGGTGCGCGCCGCTGACATCCTTCTGACCGATATGGATGCGCTTCTGGCGGCCCTGAAAAAACGCGCGATGGAGCATAAGATGACGGTCCGCGTGGGCCGGTCCCACGGCATCCACGCCGAGCCCACCACCATGGGTTTGACGTTTGCCCGTTTCTACGCCGAGATGGATCGCAACCGCACCCGTCTGGTGCAGGCCCGCGAAGAGATCGCCACCGGTGCGATTTCCGGCGCAGTTGGCACCTTCGCCAACATCGACCCCGCTGTTGAGGCCCACGTCTGCGAGAAATTGGGCCTGATCGCAGAGCCGATTTCCACCCAGGTGATCCCGCGCGACCGCCACGCGATGTTCTTCGCGACCCTGGGCGTGATCGCCAGCAGCATCGAAAACGTGGCAACAGAAATCCGCCACATGCAGCGCACGGAAGTCCTTGAAGGGGCAGAGTTTTTCTCGGTCGGGCAGAAGGGCTCTTCCGCGATGCCGCACAAGAAAAACCCGGTCCTGACCGAGAACCTGACCGGCCTTGCGCGGCTGGTGCGTATGGCCGTGGTGCCCGCGATGGAGAACGTGGCGCTGTGGCATGAACGCGATATTTCGCATTCCTCCGTGGAACGTGCCATCGGGCCTGATACGACAGTGACCCTTGATTTCGCCCTGCATCGTTTGACCGGTGTCATCGACAAGATGCTGATCTTCCCCGAAAACATGATGGACAATATGAACAAGTACCCCGGTCTTGTGATGTCCCAACGGGTGCTTTTGGCGCTGACGCAGGCGGGTGTTTCCCGCGAAGACGCCTATGCCATGGTACAGCGCAACGCCCTGAAAGTATGGGAGGAACGCACTGACTTCCGGGAGGAATTGCTGGCGGATGAGGCCGTTGTGGCTGCCCTTGGCGTGGACGGGATCGAGGAAAAGTTCGACCTAGGCTATCACACCAAGCACGTCGACACGATTTTCGCCCGCGTGTTTGGCGAATAA
- a CDS encoding FliG C-terminal domain-containing protein, with protein MEVLRDVHGNSSSLSLDGVANGGAGMIDVTPKRMGQQQKAAVIVRLLLGQGVSPGVQKLAPHHQTRLAHIISELGNIDRQTLAAVVREFTDRIDNLALSFPDGLGETIDLLEPHLGEDALSALRSAAANSEGNDPWARIAKQPVDRLSPLMESESAEVCAVLLSKLTVAKAAALLAEVPEDRAQILAHTVALTETISPDLVTRIGADVAAILEAVPPQAFSKTAAERVGAILNSTPQAARDKMLEGLNDKDAPFAKEVRKSIFSFNHIPERVEPGDVPIIVRKADAQSIIVAFAAGLSAAPLSVEFLLENMSKRLAEQMRDEAEGLGAPKPEEGEAAMSDLVSTIRDLADQGEITLLPPPE; from the coding sequence ATGGAAGTGCTGCGCGACGTTCACGGCAATTCGTCTTCACTATCGCTGGATGGCGTGGCCAATGGCGGTGCGGGGATGATTGATGTCACCCCCAAACGCATGGGACAGCAGCAAAAGGCGGCCGTGATTGTGCGGCTTTTGCTGGGGCAAGGCGTGTCACCGGGCGTACAAAAATTGGCGCCGCACCATCAGACGCGGCTGGCTCATATCATCTCGGAACTTGGAAATATTGATCGCCAGACCTTGGCGGCTGTGGTGCGTGAATTTACGGATCGGATCGACAATCTGGCCCTGAGCTTCCCCGATGGTCTTGGCGAGACAATTGATCTTCTGGAACCGCACCTTGGCGAGGACGCGCTCAGCGCGCTGCGCTCGGCCGCCGCCAACAGCGAAGGCAACGATCCGTGGGCACGGATCGCCAAGCAACCGGTGGATCGGCTCTCTCCGTTGATGGAAAGCGAAAGCGCGGAAGTTTGCGCTGTGCTTTTGTCGAAGCTGACCGTGGCAAAGGCGGCGGCGCTGTTGGCGGAAGTGCCGGAAGACAGGGCTCAAATCCTTGCCCATACCGTTGCGCTGACCGAAACGATCTCGCCCGATCTGGTGACGCGTATCGGCGCCGATGTCGCCGCGATATTGGAGGCGGTGCCACCGCAGGCCTTCTCCAAGACCGCCGCTGAACGGGTGGGCGCGATCCTGAACTCCACCCCGCAGGCAGCCCGCGACAAGATGCTAGAGGGGCTCAACGACAAGGACGCGCCTTTCGCCAAGGAAGTGCGCAAGTCCATCTTCTCGTTCAACCACATCCCGGAACGGGTCGAACCAGGCGATGTGCCCATCATTGTTCGAAAGGCGGACGCGCAGTCGATCATCGTGGCATTCGCGGCAGGGCTTTCCGCCGCGCCGCTCTCGGTCGAATTTCTGTTGGAGAATATGTCAAAACGCTTGGCCGAACAGATGCGCGATGAGGCAGAGGGGCTTGGCGCCCCGAAACCCGAGGAAGGCGAAGCCGCAATGTCTGATTTGGTCTCCACCATTCGCGACCTGGCGGATCAGGGGGAAATCACGCTGTTGCCCCCGCCGGAATAA
- a CDS encoding alpha/beta hydrolase: MAPDSKDQANRNTAKGLIAMQLTLTDRFWRAMARYVDRTALRLIPSQPILRKLFSMTAPLGAALPKGASVTKQADGSLHILPAGVAPDAPVLLYLHGGGFTIGSPQTHAALVAHLAAACGLRAVVPKYRLAPEHPFPAAKQDAIAAFDALVQAGTPPVAICGDSAGGCLALQVACHARDRNAPTPKALGLLAPIADLSGEVEARFAEAEDEILIPPSWPERIKDVYLPGMDRDSAAISPLSGDLSNLPPTLIQAATGEALAQDAKRLLDAMDDATLDLWPGLPHVWQLHAGRTPAADAAIAKMGAFLAAKVA, from the coding sequence ATGGCCCCGGACAGCAAAGATCAGGCCAACCGGAACACGGCAAAGGGCCTGATCGCGATGCAACTGACACTGACAGACCGCTTCTGGCGGGCCATGGCGCGCTACGTTGACCGGACCGCTTTGCGGCTCATCCCTTCGCAACCCATTCTTCGCAAGCTATTTTCCATGACCGCGCCGTTGGGGGCTGCGCTGCCCAAAGGCGCGAGTGTGACCAAACAGGCCGACGGCAGCTTGCACATTCTTCCCGCCGGTGTCGCCCCGGATGCCCCGGTCCTGCTGTACTTGCACGGCGGCGGCTTCACCATCGGCAGCCCCCAAACCCACGCCGCGTTGGTCGCCCATCTGGCCGCCGCATGTGGGCTTCGCGCTGTCGTCCCGAAGTACCGCCTTGCGCCGGAGCACCCCTTCCCCGCCGCCAAGCAAGACGCCATCGCCGCGTTTGACGCTTTGGTTCAGGCCGGAACGCCGCCGGTCGCCATTTGCGGCGACAGCGCCGGCGGTTGCTTGGCTTTGCAGGTGGCTTGCCATGCCCGCGACAGGAATGCGCCGACTCCCAAGGCCCTCGGATTGCTGGCCCCGATCGCCGATTTGTCTGGCGAGGTGGAAGCGCGTTTCGCGGAGGCTGAGGATGAGATCCTGATCCCGCCATCGTGGCCCGAGCGCATAAAAGACGTCTACTTACCGGGGATGGACCGCGACAGTGCAGCGATCTCGCCCCTGTCTGGCGACCTCAGCAACCTGCCCCCAACCCTGATCCAGGCCGCCACCGGAGAGGCCTTGGCCCAAGACGCGAAACGGTTGCTCGACGCGATGGATGACGCCACGCTCGACCTGTGGCCCGGCTTGCCCCATGTCTGGCAGCTACACGCCGGACGGACCCCCGCAGCAGATGCGGCCATTGCGAAAATGGGTGCATTTCTGGCAGCCAAAGTGGCGTGA
- a CDS encoding LCCL domain-containing protein: MISNLLKTSIAATVLLSSPAWADWSANLISLGATGAGATGQVECAPNGSFGSVWGTGTYTSDSSVCTAAVHYGWIAHDQGGMVDFRQVPGLDSYAGSAQNGVTSSDYGAWSASFQITGATPIGGGVRQIAWGDSADSLGVASAVGEVISLACPADSLGGGSVWGTDVYTSDSAICAAAAHRGHIVPATGGIVTVRILGSQPNYGGSERNGVVSSDYGEWSRSYSFH; this comes from the coding sequence ATGATCTCTAATTTGCTGAAGACCAGCATCGCCGCGACCGTGCTTCTTTCCAGCCCCGCATGGGCTGATTGGAGCGCCAATTTAATCTCTCTCGGGGCAACGGGCGCGGGGGCGACGGGGCAGGTGGAATGCGCGCCCAATGGGTCGTTCGGATCGGTCTGGGGCACGGGCACCTATACGTCCGACAGCTCCGTCTGCACCGCTGCGGTTCACTATGGCTGGATCGCCCACGACCAAGGCGGGATGGTCGATTTCCGCCAGGTGCCGGGGCTGGATTCCTACGCCGGATCGGCACAAAATGGTGTCACCTCATCGGACTACGGTGCTTGGAGTGCAAGCTTCCAGATCACGGGCGCGACGCCAATTGGCGGCGGTGTGCGGCAGATCGCGTGGGGCGATAGCGCGGATTCACTCGGCGTCGCCAGCGCGGTGGGAGAGGTCATTTCGCTTGCGTGTCCTGCCGATAGCCTTGGTGGCGGCTCGGTCTGGGGCACGGATGTTTACACCTCCGACAGTGCGATTTGTGCGGCAGCGGCCCATCGCGGACACATCGTCCCTGCAACGGGCGGCATCGTGACGGTACGCATTCTGGGTTCGCAGCCCAACTATGGCGGCTCCGAGCGCAACGGCGTTGTGTCCTCGGATTACGGGGAATGGTCGCGGAGCTATTCTTTCCACTAG
- a CDS encoding gamma-glutamyl-gamma-aminobutyrate hydrolase family protein encodes MTRPVIGIIGNHHLINDQYATHAGGIMNSEAVAEVSGGLPLIVPSNPGFVDFESLLATCAGFVFTGGRPNVHPEEYGEDYTEAHGTMDRDRDALTLPLIRACVERGQPILGLCRGFQEVNVAMGGSLYPEIRDLPGRMNHRMPPDGTIEEKFELRHTVTFTEGGPFHRLMGAREVMTNTLHGQGIKQAGPRVVIDGHAPDGTPEAIYIADAPGFTLSVQWHPEYRAADDPVSRPLFSAFGEAAAAWAAGRMPVTVSDVA; translated from the coding sequence ATGACCCGCCCCGTCATTGGCATTATCGGCAATCACCATCTTATCAACGATCAATATGCGACCCATGCGGGTGGTATAATGAACTCGGAAGCTGTGGCGGAAGTCTCGGGCGGCTTGCCGTTGATTGTGCCTTCCAACCCCGGATTCGTAGATTTTGAATCGCTTCTGGCGACCTGTGCGGGCTTTGTTTTCACTGGCGGGCGGCCCAATGTGCACCCCGAAGAATACGGTGAAGACTATACCGAAGCCCATGGCACCATGGATCGGGATCGGGACGCGCTGACCTTGCCTTTGATCCGCGCCTGCGTGGAGCGGGGCCAGCCGATCCTTGGACTTTGCCGTGGATTTCAAGAGGTTAACGTCGCCATGGGCGGGTCCCTCTATCCTGAGATACGTGATCTACCGGGCCGGATGAACCACCGGATGCCCCCAGACGGCACGATTGAGGAAAAGTTCGAGTTGCGCCACACGGTGACCTTCACGGAAGGCGGGCCGTTCCACCGCTTGATGGGCGCCCGAGAGGTGATGACAAACACGCTGCACGGCCAAGGGATCAAGCAAGCGGGCCCCCGTGTGGTGATTGATGGCCATGCCCCCGACGGCACGCCCGAGGCGATTTATATCGCCGACGCCCCCGGATTTACCCTTTCGGTTCAATGGCATCCGGAATACCGCGCTGCCGATGATCCGGTGTCTCGGCCGCTGTTTTCTGCCTTCGGTGAAGCGGCCGCTGCTTGGGCCGCCGGCAGAATGCCCGTTACCGTGAGTGACGTGGCCTAG
- a CDS encoding cytochrome b/b6 domain-containing protein codes for MSLFPFRLPNRRTRLKLLHWGIIPFFIWFIFADPDALRRLGPGWFQLHSINGLIFVTLALLWTVSHLCRGLASRPGPKLPPRARALHPMLHKSLIWGLFCVALTGFGLGLTSAVMLRAGGFLPIAPPLDLPEAHRVVSWVHVYQFYVLALIALLHAGFHIWRHIHLRDNALRIMAPKALHRFL; via the coding sequence ATGTCCCTGTTCCCCTTCCGCCTTCCCAACCGCCGCACTCGCCTGAAGCTGCTACACTGGGGAATCATCCCGTTTTTTATCTGGTTCATTTTCGCCGATCCCGATGCCCTGCGCCGGTTGGGCCCGGGATGGTTTCAATTGCATTCGATCAATGGGCTGATTTTCGTGACCCTTGCCCTCTTGTGGACAGTCTCGCACCTCTGCCGGGGGCTGGCCTCGCGCCCCGGTCCCAAGCTGCCGCCCCGCGCCCGGGCTCTGCATCCGATGTTGCATAAGAGCTTGATATGGGGGCTGTTTTGCGTGGCCCTGACAGGCTTTGGATTGGGGCTGACCTCGGCCGTGATGCTGCGAGCGGGGGGTTTTTTGCCCATCGCGCCGCCGTTGGATCTGCCGGAGGCCCACCGCGTCGTGTCGTGGGTCCATGTCTATCAATTCTACGTGCTGGCTTTGATCGCATTGCTGCACGCGGGCTTCCATATCTGGCGCCACATCCACCTGCGCGACAATGCTCTACGGATCATGGCCCCCAAGGCGCTGCATCGGTTCTTGTGA
- a CDS encoding TFIIB-type zinc finger domain-containing protein, with protein MSDTFDSTPEPARPEDEHRFPCSNCGSDMRYAPTEGKMICDHCGNEEPIEVEDGPWNGETAGESSALVENDFEAALRGEVAAAEMEETRVSACPSCGAQVQFDGADHSQECPFCATPVVADTGTHRHIKPKGLVPFQLTEREAKKAMNDWLGGLWFAPGGLKEYARKESSLDGIYVPYWTYDADTNTSYRGQKGTAYYVTVKGPDGKPRQERRIRWTRASGRVSRFFDDILVLASKSLPKRYTDALAPWDLSALAEYRPEFLSGFRAEGYTVELDEGMVEARAIMNAQIERDIRRDIGGDAQKIDAMNTHVDDVTFKHILLPVWIAAYKYHDKSYRFVVNAQNGKVQGERPYSWGKIALAVLGAIVIAGAVFYGLELMDR; from the coding sequence ATGTCCGATACCTTTGATAGCACGCCCGAGCCCGCCCGCCCCGAGGATGAACATCGTTTTCCTTGCTCCAACTGCGGCTCTGACATGCGCTACGCCCCGACCGAGGGGAAGATGATCTGTGATCACTGTGGCAACGAGGAACCGATCGAAGTCGAAGATGGCCCCTGGAACGGTGAAACCGCTGGCGAAAGCTCGGCCCTTGTAGAGAACGATTTCGAGGCGGCCTTGCGCGGCGAAGTTGCTGCCGCCGAGATGGAAGAAACCCGGGTCTCCGCCTGCCCCTCTTGTGGGGCGCAGGTGCAGTTTGACGGGGCCGATCACAGCCAGGAATGCCCTTTCTGCGCGACGCCTGTGGTGGCGGATACGGGCACCCATCGCCACATCAAGCCCAAGGGGCTGGTGCCGTTCCAATTGACCGAGCGCGAGGCGAAAAAGGCCATGAACGACTGGCTTGGCGGGCTTTGGTTCGCCCCCGGCGGGCTAAAGGAATATGCCCGGAAGGAGAGCAGCCTCGACGGGATTTATGTGCCTTATTGGACCTACGATGCCGACACAAACACCAGCTATCGCGGCCAAAAGGGCACGGCCTATTACGTGACGGTGAAAGGCCCCGATGGAAAGCCCCGGCAAGAACGTCGCATCCGCTGGACCCGCGCATCGGGACGGGTCAGCCGGTTCTTTGACGATATCCTCGTGCTCGCCTCCAAATCGCTGCCCAAACGCTATACCGATGCGCTGGCGCCCTGGGATCTGAGTGCGCTGGCGGAATATCGGCCCGAGTTCCTGTCGGGCTTTCGCGCCGAAGGCTACACGGTGGAGTTGGACGAGGGCATGGTCGAGGCAAGGGCGATCATGAACGCCCAGATTGAACGCGACATTCGCCGAGATATCGGCGGGGACGCCCAGAAAATCGACGCGATGAACACCCATGTGGATGACGTGACCTTCAAGCATATTCTGCTGCCCGTCTGGATCGCCGCCTACAAGTACCACGACAAAAGTTATCGTTTCGTGGTCAACGCTCAAAACGGCAAGGTACAGGGCGAGCGTCCTTATAGCTGGGGCAAGATTGCACTGGCCGTTCTTGGGGCCATCGTGATCGCTGGTGCCGTATTTTATGGTCTGGAGCTGATGGATCGCTGA
- a CDS encoding carbohydrate kinase, with amino-acid sequence MILCAGEALIDMLPRQTEAHEAAFAPYPGGSVFNTAIALSRLGTQTEFFSGLSTDLFGERLDGVLMANGVGSALAHRNDRPTTLAFVTLTDGQASYAFYDENTAGRMLTEADLPTIPDAAKACFFGGISLAVEPCAEAYAALIQQAHTQNRVVMIDPNIRPGFIADEARFRARLDQILAHSDIIKASDEDLRWLLGDHSLPVLAERLRAKGPAIVLITQGSDGVTAFHAGGDIHVDANKVQVVDTVGAGDTFNAGVLAGLDDAGALDKDKIVNGLDEDTLRSALTLGVRASAVTVTRAGANPPRRDELL; translated from the coding sequence ATGATCCTGTGCGCCGGCGAAGCCCTGATCGACATGCTGCCCCGTCAAACCGAGGCCCACGAGGCTGCCTTTGCGCCCTACCCCGGCGGCTCGGTGTTCAACACGGCCATTGCTCTCTCTCGTTTGGGAACGCAGACCGAGTTCTTTTCGGGCCTCTCCACCGACCTTTTTGGCGAACGCCTCGATGGGGTGTTGATGGCCAATGGTGTCGGCAGCGCGCTGGCCCACCGCAACGACCGCCCCACAACGCTGGCCTTTGTGACCCTTACCGATGGTCAGGCCAGCTACGCGTTTTACGACGAAAACACCGCTGGAAGAATGCTGACAGAGGCCGACCTGCCCACGATCCCGGATGCTGCCAAAGCCTGTTTCTTCGGCGGCATCTCCCTTGCCGTTGAACCCTGCGCCGAGGCCTACGCCGCGTTGATCCAACAAGCCCATACGCAAAACCGTGTCGTAATGATCGACCCCAACATTCGCCCCGGCTTCATCGCCGACGAGGCCCGCTTCCGCGCCCGGCTCGATCAAATTCTGGCCCATTCCGATATTATCAAAGCCTCGGACGAGGATCTGCGGTGGCTGCTTGGGGACCATTCCCTGCCGGTTCTGGCCGAGCGACTGCGCGCCAAAGGCCCCGCCATCGTGCTCATCACCCAGGGCTCCGACGGTGTCACCGCCTTCCATGCCGGCGGCGACATTCACGTCGATGCCAACAAGGTGCAGGTGGTGGACACGGTGGGCGCTGGCGACACTTTCAACGCGGGCGTTCTGGCCGGGCTTGATGATGCCGGTGCGTTGGACAAAGACAAGATCGTCAATGGCTTGGACGAAGATACCCTGCGATCGGCCCTGACCCTTGGGGTGCGGGCGTCGGCTGTCACCGTGACCCGTGCGGGCGCCAATCCGCCGCGCCGGGATGAGCTCTTGTGA
- the dtd gene encoding D-aminoacyl-tRNA deacylase: protein MRALLQRVHEARVEVDGAVVGQTGPGLLILLCAMEGDTQDAAEKLVTKISKVRIFKDDAGKMNRSLVDEGGGVLVVSQFTLAADTSRGNRPGFSAAAAPQIGEALYLHAAECFRRLGVATETGTFGADMDVHLINDGPVTIWLDTAT, encoded by the coding sequence GTGAGAGCGCTTCTTCAGCGCGTCCATGAAGCGCGGGTCGAGGTTGACGGCGCAGTGGTCGGCCAAACCGGTCCCGGCCTGCTGATCCTGCTCTGCGCCATGGAAGGCGACACGCAGGACGCGGCCGAAAAGCTGGTCACCAAGATTTCCAAAGTGCGAATTTTCAAAGATGACGCGGGCAAAATGAACCGCTCTCTCGTTGATGAGGGCGGCGGGGTGCTTGTTGTGAGCCAGTTCACCTTGGCCGCCGATACGTCCCGTGGCAACCGCCCCGGATTTTCCGCCGCTGCTGCCCCGCAGATCGGAGAGGCGCTGTATCTGCACGCCGCCGAGTGTTTTCGCCGGCTCGGGGTTGCCACGGAAACCGGCACATTTGGCGCCGATATGGACGTTCACCTGATCAACGATGGGCCGGTCACGATCTGGCTGGATACCGCCACCTGA